A genomic segment from Syntrophotalea acetylenivorans encodes:
- a CDS encoding ArsC/Spx/MgsR family protein, whose product MAKIIFWEKPGCKGNTRQKEILQASGHELEVRDLLTETWSKEDLALFFGNRPVAEWFNMTNPRVKAGTIVPSEISPEQALNMMVVAPLLIVRPLMQVGEKRLAGFNTDEVHNWVGLKLEEVGERDPQNCPCVTVPNCDAQQP is encoded by the coding sequence ATGGCCAAAATCATTTTCTGGGAAAAACCAGGTTGCAAAGGGAACACGCGGCAGAAGGAGATTCTGCAGGCATCGGGACACGAACTCGAAGTGCGCGACCTGCTCACTGAAACCTGGAGCAAAGAAGACCTGGCGCTCTTTTTTGGCAACCGCCCGGTGGCCGAGTGGTTTAACATGACCAATCCCCGGGTGAAAGCTGGCACCATCGTGCCGTCTGAGATAAGCCCCGAGCAGGCTCTCAACATGATGGTGGTGGCCCCCCTGCTCATCGTCCGCCCCCTGATGCAGGTTGGCGAGAAACGGTTGGCCGGGTTCAATACCGACGAAGTGCACAACTGGGTAGGCCTCAAGCTCGAAGAGGTCGGCGAGCGGGACCCGCAAAACTGCCCCTGCGTCACCGTACCGAATTGTGACGCGCAACAGCCATGA
- a CDS encoding GxxExxY protein, whose product MERINTLAKQVVDTAYQVHCRLGPGLLESVYEAILLHELQRRGLEVSRQQAIPIVYEGLRFDEGFRADLVVEDALIVELKSVETVAPVHKKQLLTYLRLADKRLGLLVNFGASLIKDGIFRVANGV is encoded by the coding sequence ATGGAACGGATTAACACGCTGGCCAAGCAGGTGGTCGATACAGCTTATCAAGTTCACTGTCGGCTTGGACCCGGACTGCTGGAGTCTGTCTACGAGGCGATTCTTCTTCATGAGTTACAGAGAAGAGGACTGGAAGTATCAAGGCAACAGGCCATTCCCATCGTTTATGAAGGACTACGATTCGATGAAGGGTTCAGGGCCGACCTGGTCGTAGAAGACGCGTTGATTGTAGAGTTGAAATCGGTTGAAACGGTTGCACCGGTGCATAAGAAGCAATTGTTAACCTATCTGAGATTGGCCGATAAGCGCCTTGGATTGCTGGTCAACTTTGGCGCCAGTTTGATCAAAGATGGAATCTTTCGGGTAGCAAATGGGGTTTAA
- a CDS encoding EF-hand domain-containing protein: MSISGIGSSSLYQSQISAMRRGPSPEEMFNQLDEDSSSGLSQTEFSTLADKIAEATGQEIDVEELFATYDADGDGELSQSETDEVMEANRAKGPPPEMMAAMQPPPPEFSLLFSDSDADESGSLDSSELEGLAEMISGTTGSTIDVDELLASFDEDEDGLLSEEETVAALEARLRRLTKRRPAPSVSRTT; encoded by the coding sequence ATGTCCATCAGCGGAATTGGCTCAAGTAGTCTCTACCAGAGCCAGATCTCTGCCATGCGCAGAGGTCCAAGCCCGGAAGAAATGTTCAACCAGCTTGACGAGGACAGTAGCAGCGGCCTCAGCCAGACGGAATTTTCCACCCTGGCGGACAAGATCGCCGAAGCCACCGGCCAGGAGATCGACGTCGAAGAGCTTTTCGCTACCTACGATGCCGACGGCGACGGCGAACTCAGCCAGTCTGAGACGGACGAGGTCATGGAAGCCAACCGGGCTAAGGGTCCGCCACCGGAAATGATGGCCGCCATGCAACCCCCGCCTCCCGAATTTTCTTTGTTGTTCAGCGACAGCGACGCCGATGAGAGCGGCAGCCTCGACAGCAGCGAATTGGAAGGTCTGGCGGAGATGATCAGCGGCACTACCGGCAGTACCATCGACGTGGATGAGTTGCTGGCCTCCTTCGATGAGGACGAGGACGGCCTGCTCAGCGAAGAGGAGACGGTTGCTGCCCTGGAGGCCCGCCTCCGCCGCCTAACGAAACGGCGTCCAGCTCCTTCGGTATCGAGAACTACCTGA
- a CDS encoding EAL domain-containing protein: MVNRSEQTANPPGSRTQAEGFEITMSFWTLGRKVLAAYLIHVLLLIALLGCGVYWVVWRHLREEKPVALQSLAQTVTGVIEKEVEGLGLLVKNMVENDAVLKYKSSYNLQALKRHLHQYVEKFQWVSFYDGQGAGILHLSDGHFIDIQPGRRSGILFPANGLESNQLQVAVSTSDTFDNQPEIELAYRHIDFFDETLGAVVVGVSPKRLANVILASVDTGDSTLVVLDNLGNLLFSNHISSSPGLSEELATLVEVNNGSLAQHRLFGKDCFIARWPIESLGWTVLAMQPNEIYYADLRKLAWGFLMVLLGVCGGSVLLLWYVSKNVVKPVLLLNQNISRVSVSEDLSQQIHWPSRDEVGLLANSYNRMLRRLHETHSQMVWSQEKISHLAFHDTLTDLPNRAMLMQTLESALAQAQRDDGKLAVLFIGLDSFKLVNDTLGQGVGDQLLCAVADRLLETVRKNDFVARPGGDEFVIFMAHYGEGDAGSSGDEFVSRASWLAQRISKKLGEPFKIAEYETYVSSSIGISLYPDDEENADSLVQHADSALHRAKDLGGGHIQFYSSEFARDQKKRMELATRLNKAVEKDEFVLFYQPVVDLLTGRIVGAEALIRWQTGQELVSPGEFIPLAEEIGLILPIGNWIVKEACRQISKWGEAGVSLPTISINISARQLWHGDIVTLIQKVTKEQNIQSGSLELEITESSVMKEPLRMESMLKTLHEKGFNFALDDFGTGYSSLLRLKHLPIGKLKVDKSFVDGAPGAYDNESLVKAIVQLSQNLGIDAQAEGIETVEQWQFLREVGCRYGQGYYFSPAVSAQEIEEMVRLGRRWFL; this comes from the coding sequence ATGGTGAACCGGAGCGAGCAGACCGCCAATCCGCCTGGAAGCAGAACTCAGGCCGAAGGTTTCGAGATAACCATGTCTTTCTGGACCTTGGGCAGGAAAGTGCTGGCGGCTTACCTGATCCATGTCCTGCTGTTGATAGCTCTCCTTGGCTGCGGTGTATATTGGGTGGTTTGGAGGCATCTTAGGGAGGAGAAGCCGGTCGCTCTCCAGTCTCTGGCACAGACTGTGACGGGCGTTATCGAAAAGGAGGTCGAAGGATTGGGGCTCCTGGTGAAGAATATGGTCGAAAACGATGCGGTCCTGAAATACAAGAGTTCCTATAATTTGCAAGCCCTTAAGCGACATTTGCATCAATATGTGGAGAAGTTCCAGTGGGTTTCCTTTTACGATGGGCAAGGTGCTGGAATATTACATCTATCCGATGGCCATTTCATAGATATCCAGCCTGGTAGACGCAGTGGCATCCTGTTTCCAGCGAACGGCCTCGAATCGAATCAACTGCAGGTCGCCGTGTCCACCAGCGACACTTTCGACAATCAGCCGGAGATAGAACTCGCCTATCGGCATATCGATTTTTTTGATGAAACCCTTGGTGCGGTAGTTGTAGGCGTTTCCCCGAAGCGTTTGGCGAATGTGATTCTGGCCTCGGTCGACACTGGGGATTCGACCCTTGTGGTGCTCGATAATTTGGGGAACCTTTTGTTTTCCAACCATATCTCAAGTTCGCCCGGGTTGAGCGAGGAACTAGCAACGTTGGTGGAGGTGAATAATGGATCTCTTGCTCAACACCGGTTATTCGGCAAGGATTGTTTCATTGCCCGGTGGCCAATAGAGAGTCTGGGCTGGACGGTTCTGGCGATGCAACCGAATGAAATTTATTACGCCGACTTGAGGAAACTGGCTTGGGGCTTTTTGATGGTTCTGCTGGGGGTGTGCGGTGGCAGCGTTTTGTTGCTGTGGTATGTTTCGAAAAATGTGGTGAAGCCAGTGCTGCTGTTAAACCAAAATATCTCCCGGGTCTCCGTCAGTGAGGACCTGAGCCAGCAGATCCATTGGCCCTCCAGAGACGAAGTCGGTCTGTTGGCCAATTCCTACAACCGAATGTTGCGACGATTGCACGAAACGCACAGTCAGATGGTCTGGTCCCAGGAAAAGATCAGTCACCTGGCCTTTCACGACACCTTGACCGATCTACCCAACCGGGCGATGCTTATGCAGACTCTGGAAAGCGCCCTCGCCCAGGCTCAAAGAGACGATGGAAAGCTGGCTGTCCTGTTCATCGGTCTTGATAGTTTCAAGCTGGTGAACGACACTTTGGGGCAGGGGGTTGGCGATCAGCTCCTGTGCGCGGTCGCTGATCGGCTGTTAGAAACGGTGCGCAAAAACGATTTCGTTGCTCGCCCTGGCGGCGACGAGTTTGTCATTTTTATGGCACATTACGGCGAAGGCGATGCTGGCAGCTCAGGCGACGAATTTGTATCAAGGGCATCGTGGCTTGCGCAGCGCATCAGCAAGAAACTCGGAGAGCCTTTCAAGATCGCCGAATATGAAACTTACGTAAGCTCCAGCATCGGCATCAGCCTTTACCCGGATGATGAGGAGAATGCCGATTCGCTTGTTCAGCATGCCGATAGTGCCTTGCACCGTGCCAAGGATCTGGGAGGTGGTCACATCCAGTTCTATTCGTCTGAGTTCGCCCGCGACCAAAAAAAGCGCATGGAACTGGCAACACGTCTCAACAAAGCTGTTGAAAAAGACGAATTCGTACTCTTCTATCAACCGGTCGTGGACCTGTTGACCGGGCGTATTGTCGGGGCTGAGGCTCTGATTCGTTGGCAGACCGGCCAGGAGCTTGTTTCCCCCGGCGAGTTTATCCCTCTTGCCGAGGAAATCGGATTGATCCTGCCTATCGGGAATTGGATCGTGAAAGAGGCCTGCAGACAGATTAGCAAATGGGGCGAAGCGGGTGTCTCGCTGCCCACCATATCCATCAATATTTCAGCAAGACAGCTTTGGCATGGCGATATCGTTACCCTTATTCAGAAAGTTACTAAGGAGCAAAATATCCAATCGGGAAGTCTAGAGCTGGAAATTACCGAGAGTTCCGTGATGAAGGAACCTCTGCGAATGGAGTCGATGCTGAAGACCCTCCACGAGAAGGGCTTCAACTTCGCGCTCGACGATTTCGGCACTGGTTATTCCTCGCTGCTACGGCTGAAGCATCTGCCTATCGGCAAGCTGAAAGTTGACAAGTCTTTTGTCGACGGGGCCCCTGGTGCTTATGACAACGAGAGCTTGGTTAAAGCCATCGTCCAATTGTCTCAAAACCTCGGCATCGATGCTCAGGCCGAAGGCATCGAAACTGTGGAGCAATGGCAATTTCTGAGGGAGGTTGGATGCCGCTATGGGCAGGGCTATTACTTCAGCCCGGCCGTCTCGGCGCAGGAGATCGAAGAGATGGTTCGCCTGGGTCGCCGTTGGTTCTTGTGA
- a CDS encoding PstS family phosphate ABC transporter substrate-binding protein, protein MKAVSIFVVVIIFFSLSGLVFGDDDEPLLIPGTGDSQFLLHTLADVFNGTGAGFRVIIPNSIGSTGGIRSLLAGDISLARTARPLNDKERGMGGVEFQFANSPVAVVTNPSVKEIDNLTSAQFADIYAGRYRRWSELGGRTQKFIP, encoded by the coding sequence ATGAAAGCAGTCTCGATATTTGTCGTTGTTATAATTTTTTTCTCCTTGTCTGGTTTGGTATTTGGGGATGATGACGAACCCCTTTTAATCCCAGGCACGGGCGACAGCCAGTTTCTTCTGCATACATTGGCCGACGTATTCAATGGGACCGGTGCCGGTTTTCGCGTGATTATACCGAACAGTATCGGATCGACTGGAGGAATCCGATCATTGCTGGCGGGGGATATTTCTCTGGCCCGGACTGCGCGGCCCCTCAACGATAAAGAACGGGGAATGGGGGGTGTTGAATTTCAATTCGCCAATTCTCCCGTGGCGGTTGTGACGAATCCGTCGGTGAAGGAGATTGATAATCTAACAAGTGCGCAGTTTGCTGATATTTACGCGGGGAGATATCGGCGCTGGAGCGAATTGGGGGGCCGGACGCAAAAATTTATCCCGTAG
- a CDS encoding UvrD-helicase domain-containing protein — protein sequence MPEAFINQEEQRLSDVCGSVDRYNGERRGKLAEHDRKIKGYEVERLESVDPREKDRLTKEIHRLSQYDPAKYLVPFEQLRTPYLAGLLINDDDPRIGRKHLLFGKQGLMDGSRVVVVDWRKAEISRLFYDWEEGEDYEEDIGDRERTGVIEKKIAYGIQQRELLTIQTGAGTLVKRDGLWTEQGPQNASAIRKEATGDHRMVDIVSLISKDQFGLITQQHDGCLYLTGGAGCGKTTVALHRLSYLLFNQPELFRPQRCLVVMFNRSLCDYVRQTSKDLLTEQLAVETFHSWAAKALRSSGVAVKFSAHQGQGLGPLKKQAGMYHALVEYAATTKAPDNPIADLGTFYSQTDNLSKHLSGRRQLEQLATAGEQILSGQRGELSFDDSGILLHLIQLRCGKEDAFREALGWYDHILIDEAQDLSLAELKALTFATNKRRSMTVCADEKQKILDFVDGEGFSAFRMDLKGQGLSSGELSVSYRSTAQIMALASRVSGRPVAQVVNEGPDPRFHRWETEAESLAHLARSLRVLLAREPKSLTAVICRYKSEAQQVYGALKGLSGVRLQTAALTFEPGILVTNVHQVKGLEFGGVILWNPTKGAYPVTELGKNLLYVAITRASNRLAIYHHDPLTDLLETAPKG from the coding sequence ATGCCGGAAGCTTTTATTAACCAGGAAGAACAGCGTCTGTCGGATGTCTGCGGATCCGTTGACCGCTACAATGGTGAACGGAGAGGAAAGCTTGCCGAACATGACCGCAAGATCAAAGGGTATGAGGTTGAACGCCTGGAATCGGTCGACCCGCGGGAAAAGGACCGGCTGACGAAGGAGATCCATCGGTTGTCCCAGTACGATCCTGCCAAGTATCTTGTCCCTTTTGAGCAGCTCCGGACCCCTTACCTGGCCGGACTGCTTATCAACGACGATGACCCCAGGATCGGCCGGAAACATCTGCTATTCGGCAAGCAGGGGTTGATGGACGGTTCCCGCGTTGTGGTGGTGGATTGGCGAAAGGCTGAAATCTCCCGCCTGTTCTACGACTGGGAGGAAGGCGAGGACTACGAAGAGGATATCGGCGACCGGGAACGCACTGGTGTTATCGAAAAAAAGATCGCCTATGGCATCCAGCAACGGGAACTGCTGACGATCCAGACCGGTGCGGGCACCCTGGTAAAGAGGGACGGCCTCTGGACCGAGCAGGGGCCGCAGAATGCCAGTGCGATCCGCAAGGAAGCCACAGGCGACCACCGGATGGTGGACATCGTGTCCCTGATCTCCAAAGATCAATTCGGCCTCATCACCCAACAGCACGACGGCTGTCTGTATCTGACCGGGGGCGCCGGTTGCGGTAAAACCACCGTGGCCCTGCACCGGCTTTCCTATTTGCTGTTCAACCAGCCTGAGCTTTTCCGGCCGCAGCGATGCCTGGTGGTCATGTTCAACCGCTCCCTTTGCGACTATGTGCGCCAGACCTCAAAGGATCTGCTGACGGAGCAATTGGCCGTGGAAACCTTTCATTCCTGGGCGGCAAAGGCCTTGCGCTCCTCGGGTGTGGCGGTCAAGTTTTCAGCGCACCAAGGTCAGGGGTTGGGCCCACTGAAAAAGCAGGCCGGGATGTACCATGCGTTGGTCGAATATGCGGCAACGACCAAGGCGCCGGACAACCCCATTGCTGACCTGGGGACCTTTTACAGCCAAACCGATAATCTGAGCAAACATCTTTCCGGGCGCCGGCAACTTGAGCAACTGGCCACGGCCGGTGAACAGATACTTAGCGGCCAAAGGGGCGAACTCTCCTTTGACGACAGCGGCATTTTGCTGCACCTGATCCAGCTGCGCTGCGGTAAAGAAGACGCCTTCCGGGAAGCCCTGGGGTGGTACGATCACATCCTCATCGATGAAGCCCAGGACCTATCGCTGGCGGAACTAAAAGCCCTGACCTTTGCCACCAACAAACGACGTAGCATGACCGTTTGCGCCGATGAAAAGCAGAAGATCCTCGACTTTGTGGACGGCGAAGGTTTTTCCGCTTTCCGGATGGACCTGAAAGGCCAGGGGCTGTCTTCCGGCGAACTCAGTGTCAGCTATCGATCGACGGCCCAGATTATGGCTCTGGCCTCCAGGGTGTCGGGCCGGCCGGTAGCCCAGGTGGTCAACGAAGGTCCGGATCCCCGTTTCCATCGATGGGAAACCGAGGCTGAATCCCTGGCCCATCTGGCGCGATCTTTGAGGGTGTTACTGGCCAGGGAACCCAAGAGTCTAACGGCTGTGATCTGTCGCTACAAAAGCGAAGCTCAGCAGGTGTACGGCGCCCTGAAAGGACTTTCCGGCGTGCGTCTGCAGACAGCCGCCCTGACCTTTGAGCCGGGTATCCTGGTCACCAATGTTCATCAGGTCAAGGGGCTGGAATTCGGGGGCGTGATTTTATGGAACCCTACTAAGGGGGCGTACCCGGTAACGGAACTGGGAAAAAATCTGCTGTATGTAGCCATCACGCGGGCAAGTAACCGGCTGGCCATTTATCACCATGATCCGTTAACGGACTTACTGGAAACAGCCCCGAAAGGATAG
- a CDS encoding type I restriction-modification system subunit M, with protein sequence MTPAAIVSKLWNYCNVLRDDGMSYGDYVEQLTYLLFLKMADERTKPPYNQKSNVPADYSWPTLVKKDGDELFDHYRHTLENLGNEKGLLGLIFNKSQNKFQDPAKLRRLIVDLIGSENWSVMSADVKGDAYEGLLEKNAQDTKSGAGQYFTPRPLIQAIVDVIAPKPGETICDPACGTGGFLLAAHDSLVDNYPHMTKDERKKLKQGTFKGWELVQSTARLCAMNLMLHGIGSDDTALPLAVSDSLAADPGDRFDIILTNPPFGKKSSTTIVGEDGKVAKEKETVERDDFWATTSNKQLNFMQHVKTLLKQHGRAAVVVPDNVLFEGGAGETIRRKLLHECDVHTVLRLPTGLFYAQGVKANVIFFDRKPASETPWTKKLWIYDLRTNMHFTLKTNPLKRSDLDEFVELYNPANRKQRTATWNEENADGRWRCYDYEDLIARDKASLDIFWLKDDSLEDSDNLPEPGVIAAEIVQDLEAALEQFRLIAEDLGEEEELS encoded by the coding sequence ATGACCCCAGCAGCAATTGTCAGCAAACTCTGGAATTATTGTAACGTCCTCCGCGACGACGGCATGAGCTATGGCGACTACGTCGAGCAGCTCACTTATCTGCTTTTCCTCAAGATGGCCGACGAACGGACCAAACCGCCCTACAACCAGAAAAGCAACGTCCCAGCCGATTACTCATGGCCGACACTGGTGAAAAAGGACGGTGATGAACTGTTTGACCATTATCGCCACACTCTTGAAAATCTCGGCAATGAGAAGGGTCTGCTCGGGCTGATCTTTAACAAGTCGCAGAACAAATTCCAGGATCCGGCGAAGCTGCGTCGCCTAATCGTCGATCTGATCGGCAGCGAAAACTGGTCGGTGATGAGTGCCGATGTCAAAGGCGATGCCTATGAAGGGTTGCTGGAGAAAAACGCGCAGGACACTAAGAGCGGTGCCGGCCAGTATTTCACGCCACGGCCGCTGATCCAGGCCATCGTCGACGTCATCGCCCCCAAACCGGGTGAAACGATCTGCGACCCGGCATGTGGTACCGGTGGATTTCTGCTCGCCGCCCACGACAGCCTTGTTGACAACTATCCCCATATGACCAAGGACGAACGTAAAAAGCTCAAACAAGGCACCTTCAAGGGCTGGGAACTGGTGCAGTCGACAGCACGCCTCTGCGCCATGAACCTGATGCTGCACGGCATCGGCAGTGACGATACTGCTTTGCCTTTGGCTGTCAGCGATTCCCTCGCCGCCGACCCGGGCGACCGCTTCGACATCATCCTTACCAATCCTCCCTTTGGCAAAAAGAGCAGCACCACCATCGTTGGTGAAGATGGCAAGGTGGCCAAGGAGAAGGAAACCGTCGAGCGTGACGACTTTTGGGCCACCACCTCGAACAAACAGCTTAACTTTATGCAGCACGTGAAGACCCTGCTCAAGCAACATGGCCGCGCCGCCGTGGTTGTGCCAGACAACGTATTGTTCGAAGGCGGGGCAGGGGAGACCATCCGCCGCAAGCTGCTGCACGAATGCGACGTCCACACCGTTCTTCGGCTGCCGACCGGCCTGTTTTACGCGCAAGGTGTGAAGGCGAACGTCATCTTCTTCGACCGTAAACCAGCCAGTGAAACGCCGTGGACCAAGAAACTGTGGATCTACGATCTGCGCACCAACATGCACTTCACCCTCAAAACCAACCCGCTAAAGCGCAGCGATCTGGATGAGTTCGTCGAGCTTTACAATCCAGCCAATCGCAAACAACGTACCGCCACCTGGAATGAGGAGAATGCGGACGGCCGCTGGCGCTGCTATGATTATGAAGATCTGATCGCCCGCGATAAGGCAAGCCTCGATATCTTTTGGCTCAAAGACGATTCGCTGGAGGATTCGGACAATCTGCCTGAGCCGGGTGTTATCGCTGCTGAAATCGTGCAGGATCTTGAAGCGGCGCTGGAGCAGTTTCGATTGATTGCTGAGGATTTGGGAGAAGAGGAAGAACTGTCCTAA